In the Ornithodoros turicata isolate Travis chromosome 5, ASM3712646v1, whole genome shotgun sequence genome, tagagtatcgcctccggCGATGGAACtctccactctccatctcaaaataaagttgttgttgttgttgttgttcttttctttttattattatttttttattattgctCTCGACCGGTCATCATAGTATATCCGAAGCCATGCGCGCATCAGTTTGTGATATTTGATATCTGATATGAATGGGCAGTCGTCCTTCCCACATTTCCTGGTATGAGGCTGCCGCCTAAGTCATGCGCAATGTATTTTTATTGATATGCTTAGTTAGGTAGTTAGTTTTTAGAGTTGAGATGCTCACTTGTACCGAGGGCACCTACTTGCGACTTCCCCTGTGCCTGTGGCATCCACTTGGCCATCAGGAGCTGAACCCAGCTTACGTTCGTCTTCCATCACCAGCCACTACTAATTGGCTCCTGAACACCAAATAAGTGCCAACACATGCTCCAACGTCACGTCTGTGGTTATCAACACGAACTTCTTTCTTTCAGACATTGATCTTTAAAGTGATAATTTAATTGGCTGATCCTCAAGCTAATATAGATAGATCCCTTAAGGATCAATGCCGGCCATGCATACACGTCCCCCTCAAGTTGTGTCTTCATGATATCTGATTCCTCCCACCTGATTTTTCTTTCAGCCGCAGTCGGTGTCATGCCTTTCACGTCACTCATTGCCAAGCAACTCGGCATATCAGCTGGTCACATCGGCATCATCAACACGACTCTCCTCTTTTTATCAATAGCCATAAAGTTTGTAATCGGATCCATCACAGACAAACTGCAGAAGCTTAAACTGGTCATCATTGTGGTCATCGTCTTCGAAAGCATCTTCCACATCCTTATAATCACCCTGCCACCGATAGgcggaaatgacgtcactgAGAATGTGAGCATTTCAGGCTGCGATATGCACAACAGGACTTTCAGCATCTGTCTAGATGAGGCGTCACCAGCTTCGTGCGACGTTCAAGAGTACCACCAATGCACACTAAGCTGCTCAGCTGATTTCAGCGGCTCCGGTTCGTGGGACACTGAAGTACACTCGAATGTCCTTTGTGAAAAAAATAAGTGTGCGTTAGAACGCTTTCTACCAAACTCGTCCTTTGAAAATGCGTGTGTGATACCGAACCCCGCGTGTTCCGTGACGTGCACGCCGGTTACAAAGCCGAACCCGATCTTTCGCGCGCAATTTTGGCTCTTCGCCCTATTCAGAATCATCTCTGGCATGGGGTTCGGAGTAGCAATATCTTTAGCAGACACTGCAACGTACTCAATACTCAAGGCCAATAAGGAAGACTATGGAAAGCAAAGACTGTGGGGGACAATAGGGTGGGGTGCGATGGCGCCGGTAGTCGGTCTTCTCAACGATTTACTGACAAACGGTAGTTCGCACGTGGACTACTCACCTGGTTTCTATATCCTTGGCGCCTTCGCTGTGCTGGACATCTTggtacttttcttcttcttggacATTCCTGCCACAAGTCCATCCGATCAACTCCTCAAAGACGTCAGCAGCGTACTGGCAAAGCCACGGGCAATATTCTTCATCTTCTCGGTATTCAACATGGGCTGTCTCATGGGTCTCATCTGGAGCTATGCCTTGTGGTACCTTCAAGACCTGGGCGCATCATCGACGCTTCTGGGACTAAATTTGGCGGTTCAGTGTTTCGGCGGTGAGGTTCCGGTCTTGTTCTTCTCCGGATGGATTATTCGTAAGATTGGCTACGGCAAAGCGGTCAGCCTGTCCATAGCTGGTGTTGTGCTACGGTTCGGTGTCTACAGCTTCGGAACAAACCCATGGGCCATGCTCCCCGTTGAAATAACGCACGGACTTTGCTTCGGACTAGTCTACGCAGCCTTAACAACCTATGCCAGTGTGAGTGCTCCACCTGGAACTGAGGCTACAATGCAGGGGATACTGAGTGGCACCTTCGAAGGTCTAGGTAAGGACTCGTGACTGCAAAGCCCATGACAGGACTTTGGATGCCTTTCTTCCCTTCGTTGCAGGACCGCGTCACAGTTATTGTATGCTAAGGCTTTCATGCTCTTGCAGGTGTTGGCACTGGAACTCTGGTTTGTGGACAGCTGTTCAACTTAGTCGGAGGACGCCAGACAATGTACATCTTCTTCATCTACTCTGTAGTATGCTTATTGGTTCACGTATGCGCCGACTTCTTCTTGAGCAGAACTGCAACGAAAGAAGGTGAGCGGCACAGATTCGGTGTACATAACGACAGAGAAGGACGCCCCCTTTTAGAAGGCGGTTGATTAACgagtaataaaaagaaaagaaaacgcgaaAGGCAGATTGTGATGTGGGCCGACTCCATTAGGCGCAGCATTGGTTCGTCAAGGAAATAGTTGCTCGTAACTCGGAGAAGCACTTCATGGTGACCGGCCCTCTACAAGACCTGCCCCTTGCACACTTGTTAACTGAAAAGCTTCCTATTGAGGTTAATCTACCCCAAAGTTGAAGTGGCTGTGGGCTTGTTTCACattgtctttctctctctctctctcccattaAACTAATGTTGGCACTCGTGAAACTGGGTACATGATGCACACGAAAGCGTTTGCTGTGGCCTGCTCTTCCAATTATGGTGTCCATTTTGTGGCGTTTAGTGGCGTGAAGGAagtgttggttggttggttggttggttggttaaaataacaaggggaggaaGGAAGGGGGAAGGGAGGGAAGGAAGTGTCTTGGAGGACCACCTCAATGTTTAACGTTAAAAGATTACTTGATCGTTTTTATTGACGGCTCTTATGATCTTCTTTCTTATCCATGAAGTAATTGGCTGCCATATCCTATGccaaggctttctttcttttatgaTTATCTGACCTGCAATGATTTATGTCGTTCGGACTGTAAACCCACGTTTCTTACATAAAATACGTTACGCATTGTCTACTGTCACACGTATTCATTCACTGTCCCTTCTTCTCTGCAGCCGTGAAAGCACGCACCGTTATGGTGGATGGATCCGACGCAGCTATAGCATTGCAGTCGGACAGCGAGCGCCTGTCTTCAACAGAGAAGTCGAGCGCAGCAAATGGAAGTCCCTTTCTCACGTACGATAACAGTGCAGCTCTCAAGCATAACGGAACTACAAACTACGTCATAGCTTAATTATGCGGTTGGTAGATTCCATCATCGTTCACAAGTGAACGCCGCTTGTATATTTACATTCACAACCACAAGGAGGGCAGAGAAGGGCATTGCACAGGAGCTTTCATTGACTTTCACAGAAACGGTATTAATTTTGCGTGACCCCGTGCATTCCGCCTTCTACAAATATTGCCTTCTAAAGTATCATGGCACAGTGTACACTACGGTGTATGTCACCCCAATGTGAAACTAAATATCAGTAATGCCGTCAGTGAGCAAATAGATGAGGTTGTTTTCCCGTTCACACACATACTACAAGCACCTGGCGTGGCTAAGGGAGTTGCTGCTTTTATTTTCTCGTCGCTGTTAATTACGTCAGTACATCAAGGTATTCAAAGTACGTAGGCCAAGGCTTTCCTACACTGCGTGAGGTTCATGTTTGGTTAATATGCTTTGCCGGATGTTCCTGCGTATTTAGTCTGATTCGGCTACAAAATTAAATTTTGCCAATGACACTGCGTCAGAAAGTGCCAAGAAACGAAAGAAACAAGTCGCTATTTGATGACTATCACTCATATGGTAACGCTCGACAGGCTAAGCATGAATATAACATCATGCTGCTGTAAAAGCTGCTGTATATTACTTGAAGTAGAAGACGACATTACCTTGAGGACGAAGAGACTCACAAAGACGACATGAACAACTAGGCTAAGCATAGGCTAAGTATCGCTGCCTGTGCATGCAACCAGTGCGTACGTATATAAGCATACAAGGAGTCCAAACACCCATGCTTGGCAATGACGAGTACACATATACTCCGAGACAGCACAAGAGTTACAGTCATAAAGGTATATCTCCGGCAGCGGAGAATATAGTTCGCATGGTGAGAGTGGAGCATACAAAAAGATGGCGGACGCCGGGAAGACGTAAGATTCGATTTGCGTGTTTTATTATCCCGAACATTTTATGTATTTGCTTTTAAAAGAATGCGCACGTGCTCTAAGTACGTCGTCTCCGACGAATATTTTGAGACGTGATCAGCGTAAAAGCAACAGTTTAAATCATATACAGGCGCACTACGCAGTGACTCGGAGACGGCGTCCGAGAC is a window encoding:
- the LOC135394716 gene encoding major facilitator superfamily domain-containing protein 6-B-like, whose translation is MTIKENLVRMSKYATPNMELVPLKAHMFLLFGAAVGVMPFTSLIAKQLGISAGHIGIINTTLLFLSIAIKFVIGSITDKLQKLKLVIIVVIVFESIFHILIITLPPIGGNDVTENVSISGCDMHNRTFSICLDEASPASCDVQEYHQCTLSCSADFSGSGSWDTEVHSNVLCEKNKCALERFLPNSSFENACVIPNPACSVTCTPVTKPNPIFRAQFWLFALFRIISGMGFGVAISLADTATYSILKANKEDYGKQRLWGTIGWGAMAPVVGLLNDLLTNGSSHVDYSPGFYILGAFAVLDILVLFFFLDIPATSPSDQLLKDVSSVLAKPRAIFFIFSVFNMGCLMGLIWSYALWYLQDLGASSTLLGLNLAVQCFGGEVPVLFFSGWIIRKIGYGKAVSLSIAGVVLRFGVYSFGTNPWAMLPVEITHGLCFGLVYAALTTYASVSAPPGTEATMQGILSGTFEGLGVGTGTLVCGQLFNLVGGRQTMYIFFIYSVVCLLVHVCADFFLSRTATKEAVKARTVMVDGSDAAIALQSDSERLSSTEKSSAANGSPFLTYDNSAALKHNGTTNYVIA